ACCTCCCTGAAGCCGCTCGCCGCGAGCTCCGGGAGGAGACCGGGCTGACCGACGTGGTCTTCGAGCAGCTCGCGTCGTACGGCGCCCCCGGGCGCGACCCACGCGGCCGCATCGTCAGCGTGGCGCACCTCGCGATCCTGCCCGAGCCCGTCTCGGCGCGTGCTGGCGACGACGCGAGCGAGGCCGGCTGGCACCCCGTCGAGCCGTTGCTGCGCAGCCGGTCGCGGCTCGGCTTCGACCACAAGCTCGTCCTCACCGACGCGGTCGAGCGCGTGCGCACCAAGCTCGAGCGCACCACGCTGGCGACGTCGTTCATGGGTGAGGAGTTCACGCTGTCCGATTTGCGCTCGGTCTACGAGGTGGTGTGGGGTCACCCGCTCGACCCCGGCAACTTCCAACGCAAGGTCACCAAGACCGAGGACTTCATCACCGAGACGGGGCACATGCGCCCGTCGCAGGGTCCTGGTCGGCCGGCTGGGCTGTTCCGGGCGCGTAAGCCGGGGATCCATCCGCTGAGCATCCCGATCTCGCGGCCGAGCTGAGGCGTCAGGCGGGCAGCGTGACGGTCACGGTTGTGTCACCCGGTCGGCTGTCCAGCGCAACCGTGCCGGCGTGCGCCTCCACGATCGCCTTCACCAGGGCGAGCCCGAGGCCGGCACCGCGGTCGGGTCCGCGAGTACGCGCGGCGTCGGCGCGCGCGAACCGCTCGAACGCCTCCTCCACCAGCTCCGGCGCGAACCCCGGCCCGTCGTCGTGTACGGCGATCAGCCCGGGCCGCGCGCGCACGGTGACCGTGGTGCCGGCGGGGGTGTACTTGCGGGCGTTGGTCATCAGGTTCATCACCACCTGGTGCAGCCGTTGCTCGTCACCGGCGACCTCCACCGCCTCACTGGGCAGGTCGAGGCGCCACTGGTGGTCGGGCGCCAGCACGCGGGCGTCGGAGACCGCCTCGACCAGCAGCCGGGTCACGTCGACGGGTGCCGACGCGAGGGGCCGGCCGGCGTCCAGCCGGGCGAGCAGCAGGAGGTCCTCGACGAGCGACGTCATCCGCAGCGTCTCGCCCTCCACCTTGGCCAGCGCCACCTCGGTCTGCGCCGGGTGGCGGGGAGCCAGCTCGGCGTACCCCTGGATCGTCGCGAGCGGGGTGCGCAGCTCGTGCGAGGCATCGGCGACGAACTGCCGCACCTGCTGTTCACTGCGGTGCCGGGACTCCAGCGACGACTCGACGTGGGAGAGCAGGGTGTTGAGGGCCGCGCCGACCTGGCCGACCTCGGTGCGTACGTCGGTGAGGTTGCCGGGGACCCGCTCCGAGAGCTCGATGGCGCCGGTCGCGAGCGGCAGCGCTGCGACGTTGTGGGCGGTGGCGGCGACCTCGCGCAGCGGCGCGAGCTGGCGTCGTACGACGACCAGTGCGCCACCCGCCGCGACGAGACTCCCCAGCGCGATGAACAGGACCTCGTAGCCGATCAGCGACGAGACCGCCTCGCCGACGTCACCGTCGGGCAGCCCGACGACGAGCGTGCCCGCGGCGCCGTCGATCGCCTTGACCCGATAGCTGCCGAGTGCGGTCAGATCGACGCTCGTGGTGCCGTCGGAGGGGCTGACCGAGGCAAGCTCGTCGAGCACTGTCGACGACAAGGGCCGGTCATTGTCGGGACCGCGTCCGAAGCGCAGTCCCTCCCCTTCTTGGCCATCGCGGAACTGGGCGATCACCGTGCCGGGCTCGGTGTTGCCGGCGCCGGGGCCGAAGAACGTCGGACGCCGCAACGTCTCGTTGAGCTGGTCGTCGACCTGGGCGGTGAGCCGGTTCTGCATGGCCAGCGTGGCCGCGACGCCGATCAGTGCGGAGACGACGACGACCAGGAGCACCGCCGTGAGCACGAGTCGCGCGGTGAGCGAGGCGAAGCGGTCGCGCATCAGCTCACCGGCTTCAGCACGTACCCCGCGCCCCGCATGGTGTGGATCATCGGCTCGCGGCCGGCGTCGATCTTCTTGCGCAGGTAGGAGACGTAGAGCTCGACCACGTTGGCCTGCCCGCCGAAGTCGTAGTTCCAGACGCGGTCGAGGATCTGCGCCTTGCTCAGCACCCGGCGCGGGTTGCGCATGAAGAAGCGCAGCAGCTCGAACTCGGTCGCCGTCAGGCTCACCTCCTCGCCGTCACGATGCACCTCGCGGCTGTCCTCGTCCATCGTCAGGTCACCGACGGTGAGCATGTTGTTGGCGGTGATGGCGCGGGCACCGGAGCGGCGCATCAGCGCACGCAGCCGGGCCACGACCTCTTCGAGTGAGAACGGCTTGGTGACGTAGTCATCGCCAGCGGTCAGTCCAGCCACCCGGTCCTCGACGGCGTCCTTCGCGGTCAGGAACAGCACGGGTACGTCGGGGGCCGAGGCGCGCAAGCGGCGCAGCACCTCCAGCCCGTCGAAGTCGGGCAGCATCACGTCGAGCACGACCGCGTCGGGCTGGAACTCCCTGGCAGCAGAGACGGCCTTCGATCCGGTGTGCGCCATCCGCACCTCCCAGCCCTCGTAGCGCAGCGCCATCGAGAGGAGCTCCGCGATGTTGACCTCGTCGTCGACGACCAGCACCCGGACCGGGTCGCCGTCAGGCCGGATCAGCTCCATGCGTCGTACTCTGCCGCGGGATGCTGTGCGTTGGCTGTGGACACCCTGTGCTGGGGGTCAGGAGATCACGGTGTCGACCCTCGCCGCCTCGGGACGGCCCCGGCCGCGGCCCGCGCGGCTTCGCACCCCAGGCGCCGCCGGGCGTCGTACCCCCGACGACGCAGCCCGACGACGGCGCCCAGCCCGACGCCCCCACCGAGACGCCGAGCTCCGGGACCAATTCGTAGCCGCGCCGGAATCGGGTTGCTCCCGTACGCGACAATGGGCGGGCTGTGAAGATCACCTACCCCGCCGAGCTGCCCGTCAGCCAGCGTCGCGACGACATCGCCGCCGCGATCCGTGACCACCAGGTCGTGATCATCTCCGGTGAGACGGGGTCCGGGAAGACCACCCAGCTGCCGAAGATCTGCCTCGAGCTGGGGCGTGGCCAGGACAAGCTGATCGGGCACACCCAGCCCCGCCGGATCGCCGCGCGGTCGGTGGCCGAGCGGATCGCCGAGGAGCTCGGCACCCAGCTCGGTGACCTGGTCGGCTACCAGGTGCGGTTCACCGACCGGACCTCGCGTGAGAGCCGGATCAAGCTGATGACCGACGGCATCCTGCTGGCCGAGCTGCAGCGCGATCGGCAGCTGCGGAAGTACGACACCATCATCATCGACGAGGCCCACGAGCGCAGCCTCAACATCGACTTCCTGCTGGGCTACCTCAAGCGGCTGCTGCCGAAGCGGCCAGACCTCAAGCTCATCATCACCTCCGCCACGATCGACGTGGAGCGGTTCGCCGAACACTTCGACGCGCCCGTGGTCGAGGTCTCCGGGCGCACGTATCCCGTCGAGATCCGCTACCGCCCCCTCCTCGAGTTGCCCGACGAGGACGACGAGGGGGAGGCCGTGATGCGCGACCAGACCGAGGCGATCGTCGACGCCGTGCGCGAGCTGTCGAGCGAGGGTCCGGGGGACGTACTCGTGTTCCTGCCTGGCGAGCGCGAGATCCGCGACACCGCCGACGCGCTGTCCGAGCTGCCGTCCACGCCGGGGCGGCAGTGGGAGATCGTGCCGCTGTTCAGTCGGTTGTCGGCTGCCGAGCAGCACCGCGTCTTCTCGTCCCACCCGGCCACGGTGCGCCGCGTCGTACTCTCCACCAACGTCGCCGAGACCTCGCTCACCGTGCCCGGCATCCGGTACGTCGTCGACTCGGGCGTCGCGCGCATCAGCCGCTACTCCGCGCGCACCAAGGTGCAGCGGCTGCCGGTCGAGCCGATCAGCCAGGCGTCGGCCAACCAGCGGTCGGGCCGGTGTGGTCGGGTCGAGGCCGGCATCGCGATCCGGCTCTACTCGGAGGACGACTTCGAGGCCCGGCCGGAGTTCACCGACCCCGAGATCCTGCGCACCAACCTGGCCTCGGTGATCCTCCAGATGACGTCGCTGGGGTTGGGTGACATCGCGCGCTTCCCGTTCGTGGAGCCACCCGACAAGCGCAATGTCTCCGCGGGCGTGCAGTTGCTCGAGGAGCTCGGAGCGCTGGACGACGACCAGCGCCTCACCAAGCTCGGGCGACGGCTGGCTCGACTCCCGATCGACCCGCGGCTCGGTCGGATGGTGCTGGAGGCCGAGCGGCTGGGCTGCGTGCGCGAGGTCGTCGTCATCGCCGCCGCCCTGAGCCTCCAGGATCCGCGCGAGCGACCGGCAGAGATGCAGGCGCAGGCCGACCAGCAGCATGCGCGGTTCAGGGCCGACGGCAGCGACTTCCTGACCTGGCTGAACCTGTGGCGCTACATCAAGGAGCAGCAGCGCGAGCTGTCGTCGAGCGCGTTCCGTCGGATGTGCAAGCGGGAGTTCCTCAACTACCTGCGCGTGCGCGAGTGGCAGGACTTCGAGTCGCAGCTTCGCCGGGTCTCCAAGGAGATGAGGATCGAGGCCGGTCAGCCGGCCGACACGCCTGACGCCGATGGCATCCACCAAGCACTGCTCTCCGGCCTGCTCAGCCACATCGGCGCCCTCGAGGAGCGCGACCAGAGTCGGCCGGGGGAGCGGCGGCCGATGCGGGAGTATCTAGGCGCGCGCGGCGCGAAGTTCGCGATCTTCCCGGGCTCCGGCCTCAAGGGCAGCAACCCGGCGTTCGTGATGGCCGGCGAGCTGGTCGAGACGTCGCGGCTCTGGGCGCGCCAGAACGCCGCCATCAAGCCCGAGTGGGCAGAGCGGCTGGCCGGGCACCTCGTCCGTCGTACGTGGAGCGAGCCACACTGGTCGAAGAAGCGCGCGGCCGTGATGGCCCACGAGAAGGTCACGCTATACGGCGTCCCGCTGGTCGCCGACCGGCTCGTCAATTTCGGCAAGGTCGACCCGGACCTGGCCCGCGAGCTCTTCATCCGGCACGCGCTCGTCTACGGGGAGTGGCACACCGGGCACAAGTTCTATGACCAGAATCGCGCCCTGCTGGCCGAGGCCGAGGAGCTCGAGCACCGGGCCCGGCGCCGCGGCATCGTCGTCGACGAGCACTCGCTCTTCGACTTCTACGACGCGCGCGTCGGCAAGGAGGTCGTCAGCGGCGCGCACTTCGACCAGTGGTGGAAGCAGGAGCGCCGGGTGCACCCCGAGCTGCTCACCTTCGACCTCGAGATGCTCATCCACGACACGGCGGGCGAGGTCGCGGGCCAGGACTTCCCGACCGTCTGGCAGGGCAGCTCGGAGGGGCTGACGTTCCCGATCAGCTACCACTTCGAGCCGGGTTCGACCGACGACGGGCTCACCATCGACGTACCCGTCGCCACCCTCAACCGGGTCGAGGCCGACGACTTCTCGTGGGTGGTGCCCGGGCTGCGCGAGGAGCTCGTGGTCAGCCTGGTGCGGAGCCTGCCCAAGAGTCTGCGCGTGCACTTCGTGCCGGCGCCAAACACCGCGCGCGACTTCCTGGCCAAGGTGCCGGCCGGCGAGGAGCCGCTGATCGAGGCGCTCGAACGCCACCTCCGCTCCACCACCGGCGTCTTCGTGCCGCGCGAGGCGTGGGACTGGGCCAAGGTGCCCGAGCACCTGCGGCCGACGTTCCGGGTCGTCGACGAGACCGGGTCGGAGGCAGCGCGGGGCAAGGACCTCGAGGCGCTCAAGGAGCCGCTGCGGCCGACCTTCGCGCAGGCCATGGCCGAGGTCGCCGCCGACGCCGGTGTCACCTCCACAGCCCAGACGACCTGGACGTTCGGCAGCGTCGAGACGTCGTTCACGCAGCGCCGCGCGGGCCACGAGGTGCTCGCGTTCCCGGGCCTGGTCGACGAAGGCACAACCGTCGGCCTCGGCATCTTCGGCTCGCAGGAGGAGGCCGAGTCGCGACACCGGCTGGGCGTACGACGCCTGCTCCTGCTCGACCTCGCCCGCGCCGGCAACCCGGTCGCCCGCATTGTCGACGGGCTCGACAATGCCGAGAAGCTCGGCCTCGCCGGGTCGCCCTACCCCAGCGTCGCCGAGCTGCTCGAGGACTGCCGCGCCGCAGTCGTCGCCGACGTCGTCGACGCCCGGCCCCCTCCGCGTGGCGAGCAGGCGTACGCCGCCCTGCTGGCCGCCGCAGGCGACGACCTCGAAGCCCGGCTGCGCGCCACCATGCACGATGTGATGAAGGTGCTCGACGCGTGGCGGCGTACGGACCGCATCCTCAGCGGACGCGCCGACCTGATGACCCTGCCGGCGCTGACCGACATGCAGGCCCAGCTCGGGCGTCTCGTACGCCGTGGCTTCGTGGGCGAGGCGGGGGCGGCGCAGCTGCGGCAGTTCCCGCGCTACCTGGCGGCGATCGAGCACCGGCGCGCCAGGCTCGACGAGCAGGTTGCCCGCGACCGCCAGCTGATGGACCAGATCACCGACCTCCAGGAAGCGCTGCTGCACCAGCTCGACGCGCTGCCCGACGGTCGCCCGCCCAGCCCGTCGCAGCGCTCTGCGCGGTGGCTGCTCGAGGAGTACCGCGTCTCGCTGTGGGCCCAGCAGCTCGGCACCGCGCAGCCGGTGAGTGACCAGCGGATCCGCAAGGCACTCGCCGGCTGACGGGATAGTTAGCCGCAAGATGGCTCCGTTCTGACCGACGGGACAACCATTTCGCGCCTAACTACCGGGAGGGGCGAGGCGAACTAGGGTGGCGGACATGCGCCAGCACCATCGACCGTTGACTCCCGGAGCGGTGTTCTTCGACGAGATCGAGTCGGGCGACGACCCGGCGATGCTGCAGGAAGCGGCCGATCGCGCCGCGACCCTGCTGGTCCGCGGAGCCCGTGGCAGCGACGACGCTCACATCGCCGAGCGGGTGCTCCACCTCGCCGAGACCCAGGGCCTCGAGACGCTGGCCGAGCTGTGGGCGGGTTCGCCGGCCGACTCACTGGCCGGGTCGCTGTGGCGGCTCTACGTCATGCGCGCCTGGGTGTACGCCGACCCGGCAGGTGTCGCGGCCCAGTTCGAGGCCGGCCGGGCGCGCGCCCAGGTGGCGCGCGTGGTGTCCGGTGTCGCCGACCCACCCGGTCCCGACGAGCTGCGGGCGATGGTCGACGCCGTACTCCGTGGCATCACGGTCGGCGACTTCGCCGACGTGCTGCTCCGGGCCGCGGCGTTCGCCCGCGTCGTCGCGACCGGCCGCGCCAGCCTCGAGGCTCCGCACGACGAGACCGTGAGGATGCTCACGCTGGCCGAGCAGCTCGAGTCGGCCGCGCACCTCGAACTGCGACACGAGCTGGCGTGACCACCTACACTCTGTCGGGTGGTACGTCGGGCTGTGGCAGCCCCGGGTCCCAAAATGTGCCGCTAAGAGCGGCCACGCGCCGTGAGGCGCTCCCGGTCCGGCGTACCCCACAACTCTTCCTAGACTGACTCCCATGTGGCGTCGTCTGATCTCCCGGCTGGTCCCCGATCGCACGCCTGTCACGCCTGGCACGGGTGTCGACTACGCACCGGAGGCCGACGGTCTGCCCGATCCGGGTGAGGTCGTCTGGGGCTGGGTCCCTTACGAGGACGACCCGCAGCAGGGCAAGGACCGGCCCGTGCTGCTGCTCGCCCACGACAGCTCCACGGACGGCGACGAGTGGCTCGGCCTGATGCTTTCCAGCCAGGACCACGACCGCGACGCGGCCGACGAGGCGTCGTACGGGCGGCACTGGATGGACGTCGGCGTCGGC
This is a stretch of genomic DNA from Nocardioides sp. InS609-2. It encodes these proteins:
- a CDS encoding NUDIX domain-containing protein; translated protein: MAKFTSDYPVFYVTVDMAILTVHADALQVLLVKRRNEPYAGKLALPGGFVDPDEDLPEAARRELREETGLTDVVFEQLASYGAPGRDPRGRIVSVAHLAILPEPVSARAGDDASEAGWHPVEPLLRSRSRLGFDHKLVLTDAVERVRTKLERTTLATSFMGEEFTLSDLRSVYEVVWGHPLDPGNFQRKVTKTEDFITETGHMRPSQGPGRPAGLFRARKPGIHPLSIPISRPS
- the hrpA gene encoding ATP-dependent RNA helicase HrpA: MKITYPAELPVSQRRDDIAAAIRDHQVVIISGETGSGKTTQLPKICLELGRGQDKLIGHTQPRRIAARSVAERIAEELGTQLGDLVGYQVRFTDRTSRESRIKLMTDGILLAELQRDRQLRKYDTIIIDEAHERSLNIDFLLGYLKRLLPKRPDLKLIITSATIDVERFAEHFDAPVVEVSGRTYPVEIRYRPLLELPDEDDEGEAVMRDQTEAIVDAVRELSSEGPGDVLVFLPGEREIRDTADALSELPSTPGRQWEIVPLFSRLSAAEQHRVFSSHPATVRRVVLSTNVAETSLTVPGIRYVVDSGVARISRYSARTKVQRLPVEPISQASANQRSGRCGRVEAGIAIRLYSEDDFEARPEFTDPEILRTNLASVILQMTSLGLGDIARFPFVEPPDKRNVSAGVQLLEELGALDDDQRLTKLGRRLARLPIDPRLGRMVLEAERLGCVREVVVIAAALSLQDPRERPAEMQAQADQQHARFRADGSDFLTWLNLWRYIKEQQRELSSSAFRRMCKREFLNYLRVREWQDFESQLRRVSKEMRIEAGQPADTPDADGIHQALLSGLLSHIGALEERDQSRPGERRPMREYLGARGAKFAIFPGSGLKGSNPAFVMAGELVETSRLWARQNAAIKPEWAERLAGHLVRRTWSEPHWSKKRAAVMAHEKVTLYGVPLVADRLVNFGKVDPDLARELFIRHALVYGEWHTGHKFYDQNRALLAEAEELEHRARRRGIVVDEHSLFDFYDARVGKEVVSGAHFDQWWKQERRVHPELLTFDLEMLIHDTAGEVAGQDFPTVWQGSSEGLTFPISYHFEPGSTDDGLTIDVPVATLNRVEADDFSWVVPGLREELVVSLVRSLPKSLRVHFVPAPNTARDFLAKVPAGEEPLIEALERHLRSTTGVFVPREAWDWAKVPEHLRPTFRVVDETGSEAARGKDLEALKEPLRPTFAQAMAEVAADAGVTSTAQTTWTFGSVETSFTQRRAGHEVLAFPGLVDEGTTVGLGIFGSQEEAESRHRLGVRRLLLLDLARAGNPVARIVDGLDNAEKLGLAGSPYPSVAELLEDCRAAVVADVVDARPPPRGEQAYAALLAAAGDDLEARLRATMHDVMKVLDAWRRTDRILSGRADLMTLPALTDMQAQLGRLVRRGFVGEAGAAQLRQFPRYLAAIEHRRARLDEQVARDRQLMDQITDLQEALLHQLDALPDGRPPSPSQRSARWLLEEYRVSLWAQQLGTAQPVSDQRIRKALAG
- a CDS encoding type II toxin-antitoxin system PemK/MazF family toxin, which encodes MWRRLISRLVPDRTPVTPGTGVDYAPEADGLPDPGEVVWGWVPYEDDPQQGKDRPVLLLAHDSSTDGDEWLGLMLSSQDHDRDAADEASYGRHWMDVGVGGWDREGRPSEVRLDRLIRLDAASIRREGAALDRDVFEAVVAGARAFHDLT
- a CDS encoding HAMP domain-containing sensor histidine kinase, which translates into the protein MRDRFASLTARLVLTAVLLVVVVSALIGVAATLAMQNRLTAQVDDQLNETLRRPTFFGPGAGNTEPGTVIAQFRDGQEGEGLRFGRGPDNDRPLSSTVLDELASVSPSDGTTSVDLTALGSYRVKAIDGAAGTLVVGLPDGDVGEAVSSLIGYEVLFIALGSLVAAGGALVVVRRQLAPLREVAATAHNVAALPLATGAIELSERVPGNLTDVRTEVGQVGAALNTLLSHVESSLESRHRSEQQVRQFVADASHELRTPLATIQGYAELAPRHPAQTEVALAKVEGETLRMTSLVEDLLLLARLDAGRPLASAPVDVTRLLVEAVSDARVLAPDHQWRLDLPSEAVEVAGDEQRLHQVVMNLMTNARKYTPAGTTVTVRARPGLIAVHDDGPGFAPELVEEAFERFARADAARTRGPDRGAGLGLALVKAIVEAHAGTVALDSRPGDTTVTVTLPA
- a CDS encoding response regulator transcription factor — encoded protein: MELIRPDGDPVRVLVVDDEVNIAELLSMALRYEGWEVRMAHTGSKAVSAAREFQPDAVVLDVMLPDFDGLEVLRRLRASAPDVPVLFLTAKDAVEDRVAGLTAGDDYVTKPFSLEEVVARLRALMRRSGARAITANNMLTVGDLTMDEDSREVHRDGEEVSLTATEFELLRFFMRNPRRVLSKAQILDRVWNYDFGGQANVVELYVSYLRKKIDAGREPMIHTMRGAGYVLKPVS